Part of the Betta splendens chromosome 17, fBetSpl5.4, whole genome shotgun sequence genome, GTAGAGAAAAGTCAGGCTCACCAGCACGTTTTTCAGCGGGTACAACACGGGGGTCACGAAGCCAAAGGCGCCGAGCAGAGCGACCCGGAGCGCGAGGAAGGGGAGGTCCTGCAGCGCGACTCCAGCAGACGCCAGCAGGGGGCTGTGAGGAGCCAGCACCACGCGCAGCGCCGACACGAAGGCCAGGATGTAAACAGGGAACACCCAGGCTGAGTAGAAGACGGCCGGCTCCCCCGCCACCCTCAGCATCTCCACCGTGTCCAACCAGAACAGGAAGCTGTCCACAAACGCCGCGGCCCTCGCGTCGCTCCTCCACAGGAAACCCAGGCGGCCGCAGTGGGTCTGTGGCTGTGAGGAGTGCAGGTAGGCGGTGCTGGAGGCCCGCGAGCTGAGCCCGGGCGACCCGGCCAGGTCGGCCCACCGGCCCGGGGCGCCGCCGTTCCGGGCCTCCGGGGGGCTCGGGCCCGGCCCGTTCTGGCTGTCGCCGGGGTGCAGCTGGGCCGAGACTGTGGTCACCAGTTCCAGGCGCGTGAGAACCGGGCCCGGCATGTCAAAGTCAGGGTCCGGGCTGTCGGCTGCCAGGGAGAGGAGCACGCAGCAGCTGTTCAGGGCACGGCTGTGGGTTTCCTTCCACCcataatatatgtataaataatgGATTA contains:
- the tmem236 gene encoding transmembrane protein 236; protein product: MTLAFGGRCSGTMPSGKTVKLVLYELLQFAALVVPVFVTTERFARLVGALKGGDATAYWLVVAVCVAYVTSTTLLVWLPLKYLILKKRRFLREVSQWRPAALAYLILCTLPCFAILITSSKIQVDGGHRLDHFTELPVSLVLFSLICVDVVERIRLCNLTGKSDSPDPDFDMPGPVLTRLELVTTVSAQLHPGDSQNGPGPSPPEARNGGAPGRWADLAGSPGLSSRASSTAYLHSSQPQTHCGRLGFLWRSDARAAAFVDSFLFWLDTVEMLRVAGEPAVFYSAWVFPVYILAFVSALRVVLAPHSPLLASAGVALQDLPFLALRVALLGAFGFVTPVLYPLKNVLVSLTFLYFTLVTRLRMCRRNAMF